One Armatimonadota bacterium genomic window carries:
- a CDS encoding MFS transporter gives MRPRSTDLALLAAVFLDMVGFTMLIPDIQLRAEAMLGGIAFKGPIIGALLQSTFIVQLFASPRWGRWADSTGRRKVFVFCQWISSLAMLVYGAAGSVALLFLSRILAGFGGANVSVAQAMAAVAAGDNRKKILGWVSATLSAGMIFGPAVGGFAAEKFGSHAIGYVGAIISFAGGLVVLLFVPKDQGSHEEQEPSNPIFDLSIFRSYPRLLPFFWIAVTASFALATLEGTFGRLIHAMLGYGQKEFGLIFSYEAILGIFVSVVALNWLAKRMCDTTLLRTGYVVQGIGLGLNPLAGYLSQYASGMVWLLVASTLYSFGSGVVGPTLSTLASNTVPEKIQGELFGTMQSARTVGFIVGPILGGFLFDIWHPGPYVFAAIVCLVVAIALPAICACHGRPVTAE, from the coding sequence GTGCGCCCCCGCTCGACCGACCTAGCCCTGCTAGCTGCCGTCTTCCTAGACATGGTCGGGTTCACCATGCTCATTCCCGACATCCAGCTTCGGGCTGAAGCCATGCTCGGCGGAATCGCCTTCAAGGGCCCCATTATCGGTGCGCTTCTCCAATCCACGTTCATCGTTCAGCTTTTCGCGTCCCCTCGTTGGGGACGTTGGGCCGACTCGACCGGACGTCGAAAAGTCTTCGTCTTCTGCCAGTGGATATCCTCCCTCGCGATGCTCGTCTATGGGGCAGCCGGGTCCGTTGCCCTCCTCTTCCTTAGTCGAATCCTCGCCGGATTCGGCGGGGCGAACGTCTCGGTCGCCCAAGCCATGGCCGCCGTCGCCGCCGGCGACAACCGCAAAAAGATCCTCGGCTGGGTCAGCGCCACTCTCTCCGCCGGAATGATCTTTGGCCCGGCGGTCGGCGGGTTTGCCGCCGAAAAGTTCGGCTCCCACGCCATCGGCTATGTCGGCGCCATTATTTCTTTCGCCGGTGGGCTTGTCGTCCTCCTCTTCGTCCCTAAAGACCAAGGAAGTCATGAGGAACAGGAGCCTTCAAACCCCATCTTCGACCTCTCGATCTTCCGTTCCTATCCCCGCCTCTTGCCGTTTTTCTGGATCGCCGTCACCGCCTCGTTTGCCCTTGCCACGCTCGAAGGCACCTTCGGGCGACTCATCCACGCCATGCTTGGCTACGGTCAAAAGGAGTTCGGCCTCATCTTTAGCTATGAAGCCATCCTCGGCATCTTTGTCTCTGTCGTAGCCCTCAACTGGCTTGCCAAGAGGATGTGCGACACGACCCTCCTTCGCACCGGCTACGTCGTGCAAGGGATCGGCCTCGGACTCAATCCGCTTGCCGGTTACCTCAGCCAGTACGCCTCGGGAATGGTCTGGCTTCTGGTTGCGTCCACCCTCTACTCATTCGGCTCCGGTGTCGTTGGTCCAACCCTCAGCACCCTCGCCAGCAACACCGTCCCCGAGAAGATTCAGGGCGAGCTTTTCGGCACGATGCAGTCGGCCCGCACCGTTGGCTTCATCGTCGGACCCATCTTGGGCGGCTTCCTCTTCGATATTTGGCATCCCGGTCCGTACGTCTTTGCCGCGATCGTTTGCTTGGTCGTCGCCATCGCGCTTCCCGCCATTTGCGCCTGCCATGGCCGCCCGGTTACTGCCGAGTGA
- a CDS encoding tetratricopeptide repeat protein has protein sequence MVACPKCVTNNTLDSTFCKKCGAILPVAVIEEEQEKLKEIVGKGMESYQAGNLDEALSIADHSILTNPSYGEAYALKGLIHERRGEYAEALDSYETVVALNPDSTIDKIKLNQLRNAFAQRQAGEPKVDKKGALAIAASATLFFIAIGFIANGIIQNSNTTKQAQATNQPVQNQPLTNAANQTNVQPNQSTANQPLTNPQQNQQRGPQPGDVPNLGNPDNNPTADRNPHMTTRFKPDRNSGFDDGGVTPIIIDNPNGSGLPTADGEIGGPATRPKNPDPGIDPKPDPVNASNKTTPEPPKEAPGTYDISVSTKAGAGGGSTAKSSSGRSYYQQATTFARSGKTAQAREAYQRAIDAYQKDINSGTGDKEAAQAGINTCKQALKNLKD, from the coding sequence ATGGTTGCATGTCCCAAGTGCGTGACAAATAACACGCTCGATAGCACGTTTTGCAAAAAGTGCGGCGCAATTCTGCCGGTGGCCGTCATCGAGGAAGAGCAGGAAAAGCTGAAGGAAATCGTCGGCAAAGGAATGGAGAGCTATCAGGCCGGAAACTTGGACGAAGCGCTGTCCATCGCCGATCACTCCATTCTCACGAATCCGAGCTACGGCGAAGCCTACGCCCTGAAGGGCCTGATCCACGAGCGACGCGGCGAATACGCTGAAGCGCTTGACTCCTACGAGACCGTCGTAGCCCTCAACCCCGACTCCACCATCGACAAGATCAAGCTGAACCAGCTTCGAAACGCGTTCGCCCAGCGCCAAGCGGGCGAGCCTAAAGTCGATAAGAAAGGTGCGCTGGCCATCGCGGCATCCGCCACCCTCTTCTTCATCGCCATCGGCTTCATCGCCAACGGCATTATCCAGAATTCGAATACCACCAAGCAGGCCCAGGCGACCAACCAACCGGTTCAGAATCAGCCGCTAACGAACGCGGCGAACCAGACCAACGTGCAGCCGAACCAATCGACGGCGAATCAGCCGCTGACCAATCCACAGCAGAACCAGCAGCGTGGACCTCAGCCCGGCGACGTGCCCAACCTTGGCAATCCGGACAACAATCCAACTGCGGACCGCAACCCGCATATGACCACCCGCTTCAAGCCGGATCGCAATAGCGGTTTTGACGATGGCGGCGTAACGCCGATCATCATCGACAATCCGAATGGCAGCGGCCTTCCGACTGCCGATGGAGAGATCGGTGGACCGGCTACTAGGCCGAAGAACCCTGACCCAGGCATTGACCCGAAACCAGATCCAGTCAACGCTTCAAACAAGACGACCCCAGAACCGCCCAAGGAAGCACCAGGCACCTACGACATCTCGGTCTCGACAAAGGCTGGCGCAGGCGGCGGGTCGACTGCCAAATCGAGCTCGGGTCGAAGCTACTACCAACAGGCCACTACCTTTGCCCGATCCGGCAAAACCGCCCAGGCGCGAGAGGCCTATCAGCGGGCGATCGACGCCTACCAAAAGGATATCAACAGTGGCACTGGCGATAAGGAAGCCGCCCAAGCAGGCATCAACACCTGCAAGCAGGCTCTGAAAAACCTGAAAGATTAA